The proteins below are encoded in one region of Lytechinus pictus isolate F3 Inbred chromosome 11, Lp3.0, whole genome shotgun sequence:
- the LOC129271546 gene encoding growth/differentiation factor 8-like has translation MTSMASSCFEFDISGIVRSRIASAEIWLYWNGQSSSTSSTNHTLIISQLSGHGLRTSRPILNHHVPASQPAGWITVDIKHTVRRWRSHSRLDQVVKITCPTCDSNDILPFAAEESYRPFIVVRVAEETTSRRRRNVNCDANTTECCRQIFRVEFQDLGWDWVISPRGFNANYCRGSCASFNSPSLTHTSIMHTARSKKPEYNIPRPCCAPRSSGTLSMIYMNEDGQFYTVDMPEMKILSCGCS, from the coding sequence ATGACTTCTATGGCATCGTCATGCTTTGAGTTCGATATATCGGGAATAGTTCGATCAAGAATCGCTTCAGCAGAAATCTGGTTGTACTGGAACGGTCAGAGTTCATCCACCTCTTCCACAAATCATACCTTAATAATCTCACAATTATCAGGACATGGATTGAGGACTAGTAGACCAATCTTAAACCACCACGTTCCAGCCTCACAACCTGCGGGATGGATCACCGTCGACATCAAACACACTGTACGTAGATGGCGCTCTCATTCCCGCCTTGATCAGGTGGTGAAGATCACGTGTCCAACTTGTGACTCTAACGACATTTTACCTTTCGCGGCCGAAGAAAGCTACCGGCCATTTATCGTCGTTCGCGTCGCAGAGGAAACGACGTCGCGACGGCGACGGAACGTCAATTGCGACGCAAACACCACCGAATGTTGCCGTCAAATATTCCGCGTTGAATTCCAAGACCTAGGATGGGACTGGGTGATTTCCCCGCGTGGTTTCAACGCCAATTACTGTCGGGGGTCGTGCGCAAGCTTTAACAGCCCGTCACTGACGCACACGAGCATCATGCACACGGCAAGATCGAAAAAACCTGAATACAACATTCCTAGACCTTGTTGTGCGCCCAGGAGCTCGGGGACGCTTTCCATGATCTATATGAACGAAGATGGCCAATTCTACACCGTGGACATGCCAGAAATGAAGATCCTGAGCTGTGGCTGTTCGTGA